A DNA window from Pseudodesulfovibrio thermohalotolerans contains the following coding sequences:
- a CDS encoding ArsR/SmtB family transcription factor, protein MEIIKYCKALSDETRARLVNVLLECELNVGEIVQVMEMGQSRISRHLKILSESGLVDVRREGLWAFYRANEDGQGRAFLNGVSELMSGEPELERDRNRAEKVILERTAATRQFFDDIAPEWDRMTAEVLGDLDLGREIQARLPECDCAADIGCGTGDMLEILSRSSSSVIGVDNSPKMLELAEERFSGDGRMSLRIGEMTHLPLRDWEADCTVMSLVLHHLAKPLDAIREAGRVLKVGGRLIIAEFDQHENELMRTEYGDRRLGIPRESMCNWLEEARFNVRSVTEFEVNMGLVVVLYEAEKR, encoded by the coding sequence ATGGAAATAATAAAGTATTGCAAAGCATTGTCGGATGAAACGCGTGCGCGGCTGGTCAATGTCCTGTTGGAGTGCGAGCTCAACGTCGGTGAGATCGTCCAGGTCATGGAGATGGGGCAGTCGAGGATTTCGCGGCATCTCAAGATATTGTCCGAGTCCGGGCTTGTGGACGTGCGCCGGGAAGGGCTGTGGGCCTTTTACCGGGCGAACGAGGACGGCCAGGGCCGGGCGTTTCTGAACGGCGTGAGCGAGCTCATGTCCGGCGAGCCGGAGCTTGAGCGGGACCGCAACCGGGCTGAAAAGGTCATCCTTGAGCGGACGGCGGCCACCCGGCAGTTCTTCGACGACATCGCGCCCGAGTGGGACCGCATGACAGCCGAGGTGCTGGGCGATCTGGACCTGGGCCGCGAGATTCAGGCCAGGCTGCCCGAATGCGATTGTGCCGCGGATATCGGCTGCGGCACCGGCGACATGCTTGAAATCCTGTCCCGTTCGTCGAGTTCTGTCATCGGCGTGGACAACTCGCCCAAGATGTTGGAGCTGGCCGAGGAGCGGTTTTCGGGTGACGGGCGCATGAGCCTGCGCATCGGCGAGATGACGCACCTGCCCCTTCGCGACTGGGAAGCGGACTGCACGGTCATGTCCCTGGTGCTGCATCATCTGGCCAAACCGCTGGACGCAATCCGCGAGGCCGGGAGGGTGCTCAAGGTCGGCGGCAGGCTGATAATCGCCGAATTCGACCAGCACGAAAACGAGCTTATGCGTACCGAATACGGCGACCGCAGGCTCGGCATTCCCAGGGAAAGCATGTGCAACTGGCTTGAAGAAGCCCGTTTCA